A stretch of the Sulfurimonas sp. HSL3-1 genome encodes the following:
- a CDS encoding OmpA family protein, which yields MLRRRDNGEREQNFWISYADLMAGLLFVFILLVGAIVVKTVLMRSDLFAIRADLQAQKTALGLSEKALAEKKKRLREIQALLAASREENAHLSMELALLQSEAEGLRISVDDMNTTLHERTTALALTREEMEQLKALLLETETQRATLQSEAERLTSELETAEKQHAEDTNLIKLRDDEMAELEKALLLKSRAYQKVVEDLNLTRIKIKNLTGIKVKVVQHLKEELGDSISIDPKSGALRFASNVLFNQGEATLKPEAKQELSRVLGHYIDALLSDKQMRRYIDRIIIEGHTNSDGSYLFNLELSQQRALAVMTFLYTQYPKNRKLFRQYLSASGRSFTEPVLGADGKEDKQASRRIEIKFRIKNEEAVRELMNYLNAKGEGGA from the coding sequence ATGCTGCGGCGACGGGACAACGGGGAGCGGGAACAGAACTTCTGGATCTCCTACGCCGACCTGATGGCGGGGCTGCTCTTTGTCTTTATCCTGCTGGTGGGGGCGATTGTCGTCAAGACGGTATTGATGCGGTCGGATCTTTTTGCGATCCGTGCGGACCTGCAGGCACAGAAAACGGCGCTCGGACTGAGCGAGAAGGCGCTGGCCGAGAAGAAAAAGCGGCTGCGGGAGATCCAGGCGCTGCTGGCGGCCTCCCGGGAGGAGAACGCCCACCTCAGCATGGAACTGGCCCTGCTGCAGAGCGAAGCGGAGGGGCTGCGCATCTCTGTGGACGATATGAATACGACCCTGCATGAGCGGACAACCGCCCTGGCGCTGACCCGCGAGGAGATGGAACAGCTCAAAGCCCTGCTGCTGGAGACGGAGACGCAGCGCGCCACCTTGCAGAGCGAGGCGGAGCGGCTCACGTCGGAACTGGAGACGGCCGAGAAACAGCATGCCGAAGATACGAACCTGATCAAGCTGCGCGACGACGAGATGGCGGAGCTGGAGAAGGCGCTGCTTCTCAAAAGCCGTGCCTACCAGAAGGTGGTGGAGGATCTCAACCTCACCCGCATCAAGATCAAGAACCTCACGGGGATCAAGGTTAAGGTTGTACAGCATCTCAAAGAGGAGCTGGGCGATTCGATCAGCATCGATCCCAAGAGCGGTGCACTGCGCTTTGCGTCGAACGTGCTTTTCAACCAGGGGGAGGCGACGCTCAAACCCGAAGCGAAGCAGGAGCTGAGCCGGGTGCTGGGGCACTACATCGATGCCCTGCTCAGCGACAAGCAGATGCGCCGCTATATCGACCGGATCATCATCGAGGGGCATACGAACTCCGACGGCAGCTACCTTTTCAACCTGGAGCTCTCCCAGCAGCGGGCTTTGGCGGTGATGACTTTCCTCTACACCCAGTACCCGAAGAACCGGAAGCTTTTCCGGCAGTACCTCAGCGCCAGCGGCCGCAGTTTCACCGAGCCGGTGCTGGGCGCGGACGGCAAAGAGGACAAGCAGGCGTCGCGCCGCATCGAGATCAAGTTCCGGATCAAGAACGAAGAGGCGGTAAGGGAGCTGATGAACTATCTCAACGCGAAGGGAGAAGGCGGTGCGTGA
- a CDS encoding NFACT RNA binding domain-containing protein: MKLSHLRQIAEYLRAFKHINAIHRVNDTTIKIVLGEKSLYANMQKGHSYLAMCRHDIRRSKVYQAPFDVVLAKRFNRAVITDISLYNDDKILRIEAALSGAYKHSKTILQLEFTGKTTNAIILDEDEVVLEALRHIDASTSYRVVRVGQPLLPPPPLAFTPKDYPLDDVETYLYEVCDKEQTARLAALKKQKVGLLQKKLKRLEKHLDALEDEAALEAEAARLQHLGNLALANLYKIKPYQTRLTLDDYDGSVVEVELPRAFASAHQVSDHFFKLAKKTKQKAANMHIEREGLEGKVRHFEHFIATVEGATTVEEIARLFPPKQTGRIKEKSDDAVETFWIEGYKVQLGKNERGNVALLQRARARDIWLHLRDRPSTHVIITTDKQKVPESVLEAAAKLCVDFSVMSPGLFEVDYTPRREVKIQEGANVLYNKYETMTVSKEAAVPGP; this comes from the coding sequence ATGAAACTCTCCCACCTGCGCCAGATCGCCGAGTACCTTCGGGCCTTCAAACATATCAATGCCATCCACCGTGTGAATGACACGACGATCAAGATCGTCCTGGGGGAGAAGAGCCTCTATGCCAACATGCAGAAGGGGCACAGCTACCTGGCGATGTGTCGCCACGATATCCGGCGGAGCAAGGTCTACCAGGCCCCCTTCGACGTCGTGCTGGCCAAGCGGTTCAACCGCGCTGTCATCACGGATATTTCGCTTTACAACGACGACAAGATCCTCCGCATCGAAGCGGCGCTCAGCGGAGCGTACAAGCACTCTAAAACGATCCTGCAACTCGAATTCACCGGCAAAACGACCAACGCGATCATCCTGGACGAGGATGAGGTCGTCCTCGAGGCGCTGCGCCACATCGACGCGTCCACCTCCTACCGGGTCGTGCGTGTCGGCCAGCCCCTGCTGCCGCCGCCGCCCCTGGCTTTTACGCCCAAAGATTACCCCCTCGATGACGTGGAAACTTATCTCTACGAGGTGTGCGACAAAGAGCAGACGGCGCGGCTGGCGGCGCTGAAGAAACAGAAGGTCGGCTTGCTGCAAAAAAAGCTCAAGCGGCTCGAAAAACATCTGGATGCCCTTGAAGACGAAGCGGCGCTGGAGGCGGAGGCGGCGCGATTGCAGCACCTGGGCAACCTCGCCCTGGCCAACCTCTACAAGATCAAGCCCTACCAGACGCGCCTCACGCTGGACGATTACGACGGCAGCGTCGTTGAAGTCGAGCTCCCGCGCGCATTCGCCTCGGCCCACCAGGTGAGCGACCATTTCTTCAAGCTGGCAAAGAAAACGAAGCAGAAGGCTGCGAACATGCATATCGAGCGCGAGGGGCTCGAGGGGAAGGTGCGCCACTTCGAGCACTTTATCGCGACGGTCGAGGGGGCGACGACGGTCGAAGAGATTGCCCGTCTCTTCCCGCCGAAACAGACGGGGCGGATTAAGGAGAAGAGCGACGATGCCGTCGAGACCTTCTGGATCGAGGGGTACAAGGTGCAGCTGGGCAAGAACGAACGGGGCAATGTCGCGCTGCTGCAGCGCGCCCGTGCCCGGGATATCTGGCTGCACCTACGCGACCGCCCCTCCACCCACGTTATTATCACGACGGATAAGCAGAAAGTGCCCGAAAGCGTCCTGGAGGCGGCGGCAAAGCTCTGCGTCGACTTTTCGGTCATGAGCCCCGGGCTCTTCGAGGTCGATTACACCCCGAGACGCGAGGTGAAGATCCAGGAGGGGGCGAACGTGCTCTACAACAAGTACGAGACGATGACCGTCTCCAAAGAGGCCGCTGTTCCCGGGCCATAG
- a CDS encoding phosphatidate cytidylyltransferase, translating to MAATETTKRVVTGAALIGAVILLGWIDNFMLMWLVLGGVYLLAFYEAANLYGLHHNASFAFAAMLWLLAAVYPYPDDLFVLMGVVFAAYAAYKPSTDWRLFLPFAYPTAGMLFFLTLYQDYGLVAMAWLIVVVAAADIGAYVVGKSIGKTKFSETSPNKTLEGVVGGIVIATVAGVFVGLRVVNVEVAITVSLATAVSAVFGDLYESYLKRRAGVKDSGHVLPGHGGVLDRIDGYLFGAVVMVILLRGLV from the coding sequence ATGGCAGCAACGGAGACGACAAAAAGGGTAGTAACGGGAGCCGCGCTGATCGGGGCGGTGATCCTGCTGGGGTGGATTGACAACTTCATGCTGATGTGGCTGGTCCTCGGCGGCGTCTACCTGCTCGCCTTCTACGAGGCGGCCAACCTCTACGGCCTGCACCACAACGCCTCTTTCGCTTTTGCGGCAATGCTCTGGCTCCTGGCTGCCGTCTACCCCTATCCGGATGATCTTTTCGTGTTGATGGGCGTCGTCTTCGCCGCCTACGCCGCTTACAAACCCAGTACCGACTGGCGCCTCTTCCTCCCCTTCGCGTACCCGACGGCGGGGATGCTCTTCTTCCTGACCCTCTATCAGGATTACGGTCTCGTGGCGATGGCCTGGCTGATCGTCGTCGTCGCCGCGGCCGATATCGGGGCCTATGTTGTCGGTAAAAGCATCGGGAAGACGAAGTTTTCCGAGACGAGCCCGAACAAGACCCTCGAAGGGGTCGTCGGCGGGATCGTCATCGCCACCGTCGCCGGAGTCTTTGTGGGGCTACGTGTCGTGAATGTTGAAGTGGCGATTACCGTGTCGCTGGCGACGGCGGTCAGTGCCGTGTTCGGCGACCTTTACGAGAGCTACCTCAAGCGTAGAGCCGGCGTCAAAGACAGCGGCCACGTTCTGCCGGGCCACGGCGGGGTGCTCGACCGCATTGACGGCTACCTCTTCGGCGCCGTCGTGATGGTGATTTTGCTGCGCGGTTTGGTGTAA
- the dxr gene encoding 1-deoxy-D-xylulose-5-phosphate reductoisomerase, whose amino-acid sequence MIILGSTGSIGVNALAIAERFSLNVEALVAGNSIDRLNQQIAKHRPNWVVIANEADIPRVNHPNVLSGEEAILRVIEEADSEFVVNALVGFLGLRPTLKALERGKKVALANKESLVAAGAFIDTSRIHPIDSEHFGLWYLLNESRPVKKMTITASGGAFRDWPLEKLAAATLEDALKHPNWSMGQKITIDSASMMNKLFELLEARWLFGELDYDAIIETRSLIHAFVDFADGSTTAHIAGANMQLPIAYALMGKVEEQILEPVDLLKVGGLEFREITQERYPVWQIKEALLREPQRGAVVNAANEAAIAQFIAGKIGFLDISRRVVDAFEHFDRVPGSVEEVFAIDEEVRAYVGAMS is encoded by the coding sequence ATGATTATTCTCGGATCGACCGGTTCCATCGGTGTCAACGCCCTCGCGATTGCCGAGCGCTTTTCGCTCAACGTCGAGGCCCTCGTTGCCGGCAACAGTATCGACCGCCTCAACCAGCAGATCGCAAAGCACCGACCCAACTGGGTCGTTATCGCGAACGAAGCGGACATCCCCAGGGTCAACCACCCCAACGTCCTGAGCGGGGAGGAGGCGATTCTGCGGGTGATCGAGGAGGCGGACTCCGAGTTCGTCGTCAACGCCCTGGTGGGCTTCCTGGGGCTTCGCCCGACCCTCAAGGCGCTGGAGCGCGGCAAGAAGGTCGCCCTGGCGAACAAGGAGTCCCTCGTGGCGGCGGGTGCCTTTATCGACACCTCCCGCATCCACCCCATCGACAGCGAGCACTTCGGGCTCTGGTACCTTCTCAATGAGAGCCGCCCGGTCAAGAAAATGACCATCACCGCCAGCGGCGGGGCATTTCGCGACTGGCCGCTGGAGAAACTTGCCGCAGCGACCCTCGAGGACGCCCTGAAGCACCCCAACTGGTCCATGGGGCAGAAGATCACCATCGACAGCGCCTCGATGATGAACAAGCTCTTCGAACTGCTCGAAGCGCGGTGGCTCTTCGGGGAGCTTGACTACGACGCCATCATCGAGACCCGTTCGCTCATTCACGCCTTCGTCGACTTCGCCGACGGTTCGACGACGGCGCACATTGCCGGGGCGAACATGCAGCTGCCGATCGCCTACGCCCTGATGGGCAAGGTCGAAGAGCAGATACTCGAACCCGTGGACCTGCTGAAAGTCGGCGGGCTGGAGTTCCGCGAGATCACGCAGGAGCGTTACCCGGTCTGGCAGATCAAGGAAGCTCTGCTGCGTGAACCGCAGCGCGGGGCCGTCGTCAATGCCGCCAACGAGGCAGCCATCGCGCAGTTTATCGCCGGGAAGATCGGTTTCCTCGACATCTCCCGCCGGGTCGTCGATGCCTTTGAGCATTTTGACCGGGTTCCGGGGAGCGTCGAGGAGGTCTTTGCCATCGACGAAGAGGTGCGTGCTTATGTGGGGGCAATGTCATGA
- a CDS encoding RBBP9/YdeN family alpha/beta hydrolase, with protein MSKKVLLLHGWGGSDYPHWQSWLAGELARDYGTVCFPLLDHPHFPSKNRWMRQVKAMLEAFRPDVVICHSLANTLWFHLCEEGAIAPVEHLFLVAPPRLDCEIETIKSFFPVTPPANLFAENVQLVTSTTDPYMTPEEARSLRAALDVPMMVLEDAGHINADSGYGEWPWILEQLQEIK; from the coding sequence ATGAGCAAGAAGGTCCTTCTGCTGCACGGTTGGGGCGGCAGCGATTACCCGCACTGGCAGAGCTGGCTGGCCGGGGAGCTGGCCAGGGATTACGGCACCGTCTGCTTCCCGTTGCTTGACCATCCCCATTTCCCCTCCAAAAACCGCTGGATGCGTCAGGTGAAAGCGATGCTGGAGGCGTTCAGACCCGACGTCGTCATTTGCCACTCCCTGGCAAACACCCTCTGGTTTCATCTTTGCGAGGAGGGAGCGATTGCGCCCGTAGAGCATCTCTTCCTCGTCGCACCGCCGCGGCTTGACTGCGAGATCGAGACGATCAAGAGCTTTTTCCCCGTCACGCCGCCTGCAAACCTTTTTGCCGAAAACGTGCAGCTGGTGACGTCGACAACCGATCCCTATATGACGCCGGAGGAGGCGCGCTCGCTTCGGGCGGCGCTGGACGTGCCGATGATGGTCCTGGAAGATGCCGGGCATATCAACGCCGACAGCGGTTACGGCGAATGGCCTTGGATTTTGGAACAGCTTCAGGAAATAAAGTGA
- the tsaD gene encoding tRNA (adenosine(37)-N6)-threonylcarbamoyltransferase complex transferase subunit TsaD: MILSIESSCDDSSIAISEIATKKLVYHKKISQELEHAVYGGVVPELASRLHAEALPKILEECKGWFGQLKAVAVTNAPGLSVTLVEGVTMAKALSLTLDIPLIGVNHLKGHIYSLFIEQETQFPLTVLLVSGGHTQVIEVESLDRMETVMRTMDDSFGESFDKVAKMMGLGYPGGPVIEKLALEGDRERYPFPIPLQKRGEMAFSYSGLKNAVRLAIEEGSSEDYPDIAASFEHIATEHLFRKLRKYFKTRPPERFAIVGGASANRYLRGRIEELLAPYGADLLLAQLQFCSDNAAMIGRIAVDLYGEKSFTPIGELHSAPKSDF, encoded by the coding sequence TTGATCCTCTCAATAGAAAGCAGCTGCGACGACAGCTCAATCGCGATCTCCGAGATAGCGACGAAGAAGCTTGTCTACCACAAAAAGATCTCCCAGGAGCTGGAGCACGCCGTTTACGGCGGGGTCGTGCCGGAGCTGGCTTCAAGGCTGCATGCCGAGGCGCTGCCGAAGATCCTGGAGGAGTGCAAAGGGTGGTTCGGGCAGCTCAAGGCCGTTGCCGTCACGAATGCCCCGGGCCTCTCTGTCACCCTGGTAGAAGGGGTGACGATGGCGAAGGCGCTCAGCCTGACGCTGGACATTCCGCTTATCGGCGTCAACCATCTCAAGGGGCATATCTATTCGCTTTTTATCGAGCAGGAGACGCAGTTCCCGCTGACGGTGCTGCTCGTCTCCGGCGGGCATACCCAGGTGATCGAGGTCGAGAGCCTGGATCGGATGGAGACCGTCATGCGGACGATGGACGACAGCTTCGGGGAGAGTTTCGACAAGGTCGCGAAGATGATGGGGCTGGGGTACCCCGGCGGGCCGGTCATCGAGAAACTGGCGCTGGAGGGTGACCGGGAGCGTTACCCCTTTCCCATCCCGTTGCAGAAGCGGGGGGAGATGGCGTTCAGCTACTCGGGGCTCAAGAACGCCGTCCGCCTGGCCATCGAGGAGGGAAGCAGCGAGGACTACCCCGATATCGCCGCCTCCTTTGAGCACATTGCCACGGAGCACCTTTTCCGAAAGTTACGAAAATATTTCAAAACCCGTCCGCCCGAACGTTTCGCCATCGTCGGGGGCGCCAGTGCCAACCGCTACCTGCGCGGGCGTATCGAGGAGCTCCTGGCACCCTACGGCGCGGATCTGCTGCTGGCACAGCTGCAGTTCTGCTCGGACAATGCGGCGATGATCGGGCGGATCGCCGTCGACCTCTACGGGGAAAAATCCTTCACCCCCATCGGCGAACTCCATAGCGCACCCAAATCTGATTTTTAA
- the tpx gene encoding thiol peroxidase produces the protein MATTMLKGNTVNLAGNEVNVGDKAPEVTVVNSNGLADKVVGGASGKKQLIVVVPSLDTPVCATETRNFNKQAAELGDIDLTIVSMDLPFAGGRFCSTEGIENLTVASDFRNKDFANAYGVLIADGPLAGVTCRAIFAVDADGTVTYKEIVPEITEEPNYDAALAAVK, from the coding sequence ATGGCAACTACAATGCTCAAAGGTAACACAGTTAACCTCGCAGGTAACGAAGTAAACGTTGGTGATAAAGCACCGGAAGTTACAGTCGTAAACTCTAACGGTCTGGCAGACAAGGTTGTCGGCGGCGCGTCCGGCAAAAAACAGCTGATCGTTGTTGTCCCGTCCCTCGACACACCGGTGTGTGCAACGGAAACCCGTAACTTCAACAAGCAGGCAGCAGAGCTCGGTGACATTGATCTCACAATCGTTTCTATGGACCTCCCGTTCGCAGGCGGCCGCTTCTGTTCTACAGAAGGTATCGAAAACCTGACAGTCGCTTCGGATTTCCGTAACAAAGATTTCGCGAACGCTTACGGTGTTCTGATCGCTGACGGCCCGCTGGCTGGCGTTACTTGCCGTGCTATCTTTGCAGTAGATGCTGACGGTACGGTCACTTACAAAGAGATCGTTCCGGAAATCACCGAAGAGCCGAACTACGACGCTGCACTCGCAGCAGTAAAATAA
- a CDS encoding TIGR04219 family outer membrane beta-barrel protein, whose translation MLLFSLQGFSQALEVGAGGGAWLQTPKGTVAYATSNGTGDSTCRETETGMGYAWLYIRHPIPVFPNLRLEYSSMSSDGDTTVDLIPPLGVMATTTSRFEVQAYDTILYYSLLNSTFWATLDLGLDVKVAGYTYDVAPIDGLLAYGGYSRSGTLIVPLVYMRARVDIPGTGLGIEGLGSYITYEKSYVYDARIKADLTLTFVPVVQPGIEVGYRMQQIKIDDDKELKGDIDFSGLFFGAFLRF comes from the coding sequence TTGTTGCTCTTTTCCCTGCAGGGATTCTCCCAAGCGCTGGAGGTCGGAGCGGGCGGCGGTGCTTGGTTGCAGACGCCGAAGGGGACCGTGGCTTACGCTACGTCAAACGGAACGGGGGATAGCACGTGTCGGGAGACAGAGACAGGGATGGGGTATGCATGGCTCTATATCAGGCATCCGATTCCTGTTTTTCCGAACCTGCGGCTGGAGTACAGCAGCATGAGCAGTGACGGCGATACGACGGTTGACCTTATCCCCCCGCTCGGAGTGATGGCCACCACCACAAGCCGTTTTGAGGTGCAGGCGTATGATACGATCCTCTACTACAGCCTGCTGAACAGTACGTTCTGGGCGACCCTGGATCTGGGGCTGGATGTTAAAGTGGCCGGTTACACATATGACGTAGCTCCGATCGATGGACTTCTTGCCTACGGCGGCTACAGCAGAAGCGGTACCCTTATTGTACCGCTCGTCTATATGCGGGCACGCGTCGACATCCCCGGCACAGGGCTCGGTATTGAAGGATTGGGCAGCTACATCACCTATGAAAAGTCGTATGTATATGACGCCCGTATCAAGGCAGACTTGACCCTAACCTTTGTCCCGGTGGTACAGCCCGGCATCGAGGTCGGCTACCGGATGCAGCAGATCAAGATCGATGACGATAAAGAGCTAAAAGGCGACATCGATTTCAGTGGCCTCTTCTTCGGTGCATTTTTACGTTTCTAG
- a CDS encoding TIGR04219 family outer membrane beta-barrel protein, producing MMSMKMKTAAALAAALFSLNASADFLRAEAGIGAFNAAPSGTFEPKNGNPSLDLKDDLGIDTENDLYVWAYVKHPVPVIPNVRLEYLNLTHNPNGSSSFNVSELDGILYYNILDDTFFVTVDIGLDVKYVTSGSKGFDDSETLALAYARARVEPLDALGLETLVKVTNYQDNKGYDFRIKADYTLTSLPVIQPGLEIGYRIHKVQYAIGNYINKGEYTGVYGGLMLRF from the coding sequence ATGATGTCTATGAAAATGAAAACGGCAGCGGCACTGGCCGCAGCACTTTTCTCCCTGAACGCGTCAGCGGATTTTTTGCGTGCCGAGGCCGGTATCGGTGCTTTCAACGCTGCACCTAGCGGTACTTTTGAACCGAAAAACGGCAACCCTTCCCTTGATCTGAAAGATGATCTCGGCATTGATACGGAGAACGATCTTTACGTCTGGGCCTATGTCAAGCACCCGGTCCCGGTCATCCCCAACGTCCGCCTGGAGTACCTGAACCTGACCCACAACCCCAACGGGAGCAGTTCGTTCAACGTCAGTGAGCTTGACGGGATCCTCTATTACAACATCCTTGATGACACGTTCTTCGTCACGGTCGATATCGGGCTCGACGTCAAATACGTGACCTCGGGCAGCAAAGGCTTCGATGATTCGGAGACGCTGGCGCTCGCCTACGCCCGCGCGCGGGTGGAGCCGCTCGACGCTCTCGGTCTGGAGACCCTGGTCAAGGTGACGAACTACCAGGATAACAAGGGGTACGATTTCCGTATCAAGGCGGACTACACGCTGACGTCCCTTCCGGTCATCCAGCCGGGCCTGGAGATCGGTTACCGCATCCACAAAGTGCAGTACGCGATCGGCAATTATATCAACAAGGGTGAATACACCGGCGTCTACGGCGGCCTGATGCTGCGCTTCTAA
- a CDS encoding UDP-N-acetylmuramate dehydrogenase, which yields MPYKTIDLARLSSIGIGPVAEVYMIDGDDYPEGAYLIGAANNVIFGSDLPPLMKLSKTYDFIRIEAGVLHIGAATPGGRVVSFCKKHDIGGFEFLAHLPGTLGGMLKMNAGLKEYEIFNRLITLRTKSGWHAKAEIPHGYRTTGIDEVVFEATFEIAAGFDPSKIELFKQMRANQPSDPSAGSAFKNPPGDYAGRLIESVGLKGYRIGDMAFSTMHANFLVNLGKGTFEEAAALLELAQHRVQDATGILLKREVIIIDRRWL from the coding sequence ATGCCCTACAAAACGATCGACCTGGCCCGCCTCAGCTCCATCGGTATCGGACCCGTCGCCGAGGTCTACATGATTGACGGCGACGACTACCCGGAGGGCGCCTACCTCATCGGCGCCGCGAACAACGTCATTTTCGGCAGCGACCTCCCCCCGTTGATGAAACTCTCCAAAACCTACGATTTTATCCGCATCGAAGCGGGTGTTTTGCACATCGGGGCGGCGACCCCCGGCGGCAGAGTCGTCTCGTTTTGCAAAAAACACGATATCGGGGGCTTCGAGTTCCTCGCGCACCTTCCGGGTACCCTCGGCGGGATGCTGAAGATGAACGCGGGGCTGAAGGAGTACGAGATCTTCAACCGTCTCATTACCCTGCGTACGAAAAGCGGTTGGCATGCAAAAGCGGAGATTCCCCACGGCTACCGCACGACCGGAATTGACGAAGTCGTTTTCGAAGCGACTTTCGAGATCGCAGCGGGGTTCGACCCGTCCAAAATCGAGCTGTTCAAGCAGATGCGGGCCAACCAGCCCTCCGACCCCAGCGCCGGCAGCGCCTTTAAAAACCCTCCGGGTGACTACGCCGGTCGGCTGATCGAATCCGTCGGTCTCAAAGGGTATCGCATCGGGGACATGGCTTTCAGCACGATGCATGCGAATTTTCTGGTCAATCTGGGGAAAGGAACGTTTGAGGAAGCCGCGGCGCTGCTGGAACTCGCGCAGCATCGCGTGCAGGATGCCACAGGCATCCTGCTGAAGCGGGAAGTGATTATTATCGACCGCCGCTGGCTTTAG
- a CDS encoding menaquinone biosynthesis family protein, with protein MKKMLIAHSPDADDIFMYYAVKFGWVTQPDVAFDNIPLDIETLNVEALAGTYDITAISFALYPHIRDEYALLRTAVSFGEGYGPKLIKRKGEKLKRRFKVALSGRYTTNAMLFRIAYPDARIVYMNFLEIEDAVKNGTVDAGVLIHESILTFDDTLEVERELWDVWQALAGPDLPLPLGGMAIRRSLPLTAAIAYEQTLTDAVRVARERKAELCELLLENNLVRIDGPTLDRYLELYANDDSVELSPLQYEAIDKLYALGFEHGFYDAPIRAEEYTIPREYQGYRHS; from the coding sequence ATGAAAAAAATGCTGATTGCCCACTCTCCCGATGCCGACGACATCTTTATGTACTATGCCGTCAAATTCGGATGGGTCACCCAGCCCGACGTTGCCTTTGACAATATCCCTCTCGATATCGAAACCCTCAATGTCGAAGCGCTGGCCGGGACCTACGATATCACCGCCATCAGCTTCGCCCTCTACCCGCATATCCGCGACGAATACGCCCTGCTGCGCACCGCCGTCAGCTTCGGCGAGGGATACGGTCCCAAACTGATCAAGCGCAAGGGCGAGAAACTCAAGCGCCGCTTCAAGGTCGCGCTCAGCGGCCGCTATACGACCAACGCGATGCTCTTCCGCATCGCCTACCCCGACGCACGCATCGTCTACATGAACTTCCTCGAGATCGAGGATGCCGTCAAGAACGGCACCGTCGACGCCGGCGTGCTGATCCACGAAAGCATCCTCACCTTCGACGACACGCTCGAGGTCGAACGCGAACTGTGGGACGTCTGGCAGGCACTGGCCGGTCCCGATCTTCCCCTGCCGCTGGGAGGCATGGCGATCAGGCGCTCCCTGCCGCTGACCGCGGCCATCGCCTATGAACAAACGCTCACCGACGCCGTCCGCGTCGCCCGCGAACGCAAGGCGGAGCTGTGCGAACTGCTGCTGGAAAACAACCTTGTACGCATCGATGGCCCGACCCTGGACCGCTACCTGGAGCTCTATGCCAACGACGACTCCGTCGAGTTGAGCCCCTTGCAGTACGAAGCAATCGACAAGCTCTACGCACTCGGTTTCGAGCACGGCTTTTACGACGCACCCATCCGCGCCGAGGAGTATACGATCCCCCGCGAGTACCAGGGCTACCGCCACAGCTGA
- the recA gene encoding recombinase RecA, with product MHMDANKQKSLELALKQIDKAFGKGTLMRLGDKEIEPISSISTGSIGLDLALGINGVPEGRVIEIYGPESSGKTTLALQITSEAQKKGGVCAFIDAEHALDIGYAKNLGVDVENLLVSQPDYGEQALDIVETLARSGAVDLIVVDSVAALTPKVEIEGEMNDQQVGVQARLMSKALRKITGVLHKMNTTIIFINQIRMKIGTMGYGSPETTTGGNALKFYASVRIDVRKIATLKQGESQIGNRVKAKVIKNKVAPPFRQAEFDIMFGEGISKEGELVDYGVKLDIIDKSGAWFSYEDVKLGQGRENVKQKFKDEPALAVEIENKIRNAMGMSNIMQMDETEMNEVDE from the coding sequence ATGCACATGGACGCAAACAAGCAAAAATCACTCGAACTGGCGCTGAAGCAGATTGACAAGGCATTCGGCAAGGGGACGCTGATGCGTCTGGGAGACAAGGAGATCGAGCCGATCAGTTCCATCAGCACCGGTTCCATCGGTCTGGACCTGGCTCTCGGGATCAACGGGGTGCCGGAAGGGCGCGTCATCGAGATCTACGGACCGGAGAGTTCGGGGAAAACGACCCTGGCGCTGCAGATCACGTCAGAGGCCCAGAAAAAAGGGGGTGTGTGCGCCTTCATCGATGCCGAACACGCCCTGGATATCGGGTATGCCAAAAACCTCGGCGTCGACGTGGAGAACCTGCTTGTTTCCCAGCCCGACTATGGTGAGCAGGCCCTCGACATCGTCGAGACGCTGGCCCGCTCGGGAGCGGTTGATCTGATCGTCGTCGACTCTGTCGCCGCACTCACGCCGAAGGTGGAAATCGAAGGGGAGATGAACGACCAGCAGGTCGGCGTCCAGGCGCGCCTGATGTCCAAGGCCCTGCGGAAGATCACCGGGGTACTGCACAAGATGAACACGACGATCATCTTCATCAACCAGATCCGGATGAAGATCGGAACGATGGGGTACGGTTCGCCGGAAACGACGACCGGTGGGAACGCCTTGAAATTCTATGCCTCCGTGCGGATCGACGTGCGGAAAATCGCGACCCTGAAGCAGGGCGAAAGCCAGATCGGGAACCGGGTCAAGGCAAAGGTCATCAAGAACAAAGTGGCCCCGCCGTTCCGCCAGGCGGAGTTCGACATCATGTTCGGAGAGGGGATCTCCAAAGAGGGGGAATTGGTGGATTATGGGGTAAAACTTGATATAATTGATAAGAGCGGAGCGTGGTTCAGCTACGAAGATGTCAAACTGGGTCAGGGGCGTGAAAACGTCAAGCAAAAGTTTAAAGATGAACCGGCGCTCGCTGTTGAAATCGAGAACAAGATACGTAATGCCATGGGCATGAGCAATATCATGCAGATGGATGAAACAGAAATGAATGAGGTTGATGAATGA